A genomic region of Ktedonobacteraceae bacterium contains the following coding sequences:
- a CDS encoding acyl-CoA dehydrogenase family protein encodes MDFAYSDKVNALRQRLNDFMNRYIYPNEQVYRDQIAASGNPHHHAEIVDELKAKARAEGLWNLFLPDKEYGAGLTNLEYAPLAEIMGRVGWASEVFNCAAPDTGNMEILAQFGTPEQKQQWLMPLLDGEIRSAFAMTEPDVASSDATNIQLTIQREGDEYVLNGRKWWTSGAARERCKIFIVMGKTDPNNPDRHRQQSMVLVPKNTPGVTVVRNLPVMGYVDNESHCEVAFENVRVPVTNLLGEEGSGFAIAQARLGPGRIHHCMRAIGVSQRALELMCQRATTRVAFGKPLAEQGMIQEWIAQSYLEIEQARLLTLKAAWMIDTLGKKAAQNEIAMIKIVAPQVNTDVVDRAIQLFGGAGVSDDFPLASMWAHGRTLHIVDGPDEVHKRSLARSVIRQLTHKES; translated from the coding sequence ATGGATTTTGCTTACTCTGACAAGGTCAATGCGCTACGACAACGTCTGAATGATTTCATGAACCGCTATATTTACCCGAATGAGCAGGTGTACCGCGACCAGATTGCTGCTTCCGGTAACCCTCATCATCATGCCGAAATCGTCGATGAGTTGAAAGCAAAGGCAAGGGCCGAGGGGTTATGGAACCTCTTTTTGCCGGACAAGGAGTATGGCGCCGGGCTGACCAACCTGGAATATGCGCCCCTTGCTGAGATCATGGGCCGGGTTGGATGGGCTTCTGAAGTCTTTAATTGTGCCGCGCCTGATACCGGCAATATGGAGATATTGGCCCAGTTCGGGACACCGGAACAGAAGCAACAGTGGTTGATGCCCTTGTTAGATGGCGAGATTCGCTCAGCCTTTGCTATGACCGAACCGGATGTGGCCAGTTCGGATGCCACGAACATCCAGCTTACCATTCAACGCGAAGGCGATGAATACGTGTTGAATGGTCGCAAGTGGTGGACATCGGGCGCGGCCCGCGAACGCTGCAAGATATTCATCGTCATGGGCAAGACCGACCCAAATAACCCGGACAGGCACAGGCAGCAGAGCATGGTACTGGTGCCCAAAAATACGCCCGGTGTGACGGTTGTGCGAAACCTGCCCGTTATGGGCTACGTGGATAATGAAAGCCACTGCGAAGTCGCTTTTGAGAACGTGCGCGTACCGGTGACAAATCTGCTGGGTGAAGAGGGTAGCGGCTTTGCCATTGCGCAGGCACGCCTGGGGCCGGGACGCATTCATCATTGTATGCGTGCTATAGGTGTTTCGCAGCGGGCATTAGAGTTGATGTGCCAGCGTGCTACTACGCGCGTCGCTTTTGGCAAACCGCTTGCCGAACAGGGCATGATTCAGGAATGGATTGCGCAATCGTACCTGGAGATCGAGCAAGCGCGCCTCTTAACGCTCAAGGCGGCCTGGATGATTGATACCCTGGGCAAAAAGGCGGCTCAGAACGAGATTGCAATGATTAAGATCGTAGCCCCGCAGGTCAATACGGATGTCGTCGACCGGGCTATTCAGCTCTTTGGCGGTGCAGGAGTCAGCGATGATTTCCCGCTGGCGTCGATGTGGGCGCACGGTCGCACGCTGCATATCGTTGATGGCCCTGACGAAGTGCATAAACGCTCGCTTGCCCGGTCTGTCATCCGCCAGTTGACTCATAAAGAATCGTAG
- a CDS encoding histidine phosphatase family protein, with protein sequence MEDPFLFQKANAAELFIVRHADAIPGPEEIIPSGVYDDLPLSRIGREQARALAERLGNTRFDAIYSSPLRRCLETAAPLAEQLHLTPIVVEDLKEIRLGEVRPIPKDGNDLAALYAALQERQIDIVRIAGESGNWDAIPGSEPSQAFRKRVVDTIDGIANQHIGERVLICAHGGVVNAYAAEVLGLEKDFFFPAANTSITVVRVAGTHRVLYILNDIGHMKRSMSAS encoded by the coding sequence ATGGAAGACCCTTTTTTGTTTCAGAAGGCTAATGCCGCCGAATTGTTTATCGTGCGTCACGCCGATGCTATTCCAGGACCGGAAGAGATTATTCCCAGTGGAGTATATGATGATCTACCTCTGAGTCGCATAGGACGTGAGCAGGCACGGGCATTAGCCGAGCGCCTGGGCAACACGCGTTTCGATGCCATCTACAGCAGTCCTCTGCGGCGCTGCCTGGAAACCGCGGCGCCTCTTGCCGAACAGTTGCATCTGACGCCAATCGTTGTTGAAGACCTGAAAGAAATCCGGCTGGGCGAAGTACGACCCATACCCAAAGATGGAAATGACCTGGCCGCGCTTTATGCCGCGTTGCAGGAGCGGCAAATAGACATCGTGCGTATAGCTGGAGAAAGCGGCAATTGGGATGCGATTCCTGGCAGCGAGCCGTCGCAAGCATTTCGCAAGCGAGTGGTTGATACTATAGATGGTATTGCAAATCAGCATATCGGCGAGCGCGTGCTGATTTGCGCTCACGGGGGTGTGGTGAATGCCTATGCCGCCGAGGTATTAGGCCTGGAGAAGGATTTCTTCTTTCCCGCCGCCAATACGTCAATTACCGTGGTACGTGTTGCAGGCACACACCGCGTACTCTACATCTTAAATGATATCGGGCATATGAAGAGGTCTATGAGCGCTTCGTGA